From one Rosa rugosa chromosome 4, drRosRugo1.1, whole genome shotgun sequence genomic stretch:
- the LOC133746338 gene encoding pentatricopeptide repeat-containing protein At1g09900 yields the protein MDLIVPTKKTPDGFCSFHKLHGGFGGRISNKLSPTPSSSRVFVGCKGRVLVVSDSIRCRAQDGYQKHRRKRVVAVSKVETLSSNGRLQNVEKTQHGSLNGMDSSNGFEEFESNNQLRRLVRNGELEEGFRFLESMVYRGDIPDIIACTSLIRGFCKIGKTRKATRIMNILEESGAVPDVITYNVLISGYCRAGEIDNALRVLDRMSVSPDVVTYNTILRSLCDGGKLKQAMEVLDRQLQRECYPDVITYTILIEATCKESGVEQAMKLLDEMKDKGCKPDVVTYNVLINGICKEGRLDEAIKFLNDMPTSDCQPNVITHNIILRSMCSTGRWMDAERLLAEMVGKGCSPSVVTFNILINFLCRKGLLGRAIDILEKMPKHGCTPNSLSYNPLLHGFCKEKKMDRAIEYLDIMVSRGCYPDIVTYNTLLTALCKDGKVDVAVEILNQLSSKGCSPVLITYNTVIDGLSKVGKTERAIELLDEMRQKGLKPDIITYSSLVGGLSREGKVDEAIKFVRDLEGLGIRPNAITFNCIMLGLCKARQTSRAIDFLAHMVSKGCKPTEATYTILIEGIAYEGLAKEALELLNELCYRGVVKRSSAEQVAVKM from the coding sequence ATGGATTTGATAGTGCCCACAAAGAAAACCCCTGATGGGTTTTGCTCATTTCACAAACTTCATGGTGGTTTTGGAGGTAGGATTAGTAATAAGTTGAGTCCCACACCAAGTTCTTCAAGGGTCTTTGTGGGCTGCAAAGGGCGGGTTCTTGTTGTATCTGATAGCATTCGGTGTAGGGCACAGGATGGTTACCAGAAACATAGGCGAAAGCGAGTAGTGGCTGTGTCCAAGGTAGAAACGCTTAGTTCCAACGGTAGGTTGCAAAATGTTGAAAAGACCCAACATGGGAGTTTGAATGGCATGGATTCTTCAAATGGTTTTGAGGAATTTGAGAGTAACAATCAGCTCCGTAGACTGGTGAGAAATGGGGAATTGGAGGAGGGGTTTAGATTTCTTGAGAGCATGGTTTACCGTGGTGATATTCCGGATATCATTGCTTGTACGAGTTTAATCCGTGGGTTTTGTAAGATTGGAAAGACAAGGAAGGCGACGCGGATTATGAACATCCTAGAAGAGTCCGGTGCTGTCCCTGATGTCATAACTTACAATGTTTTGATTAGCGGCTATTGCAGGGCGGGGGAGATTGATAATGCCTTGAGGGTGTTGGACAGGATGAGTGTTTCTCCAGATGTTGTTACGTATAATACAATTCTGCGTTCGTTATGTGATGGTGGGAAATTGAAGCAAGCAATGGAAGTTCTTGATCGGCAATTGCAAAGGGAGTGTTATCCCGATGTGATTACATATACTATATTGATTGAAGCAACTTGCAAGGAAAGTGGGGTTGAGCAGGCGATGAAACTTTTGGATGAGATGAAGGACAAAGGATGTAAACCTGATGTAGTTACATATAATGTTCTTATCAATGGGATTTGCAAGGAAGGGAGGTTGGATGAAGCAATCAAATTCTTGAATGACATGCCAACCTCTGATTGCCAGCCAAATGTTATTACTCATAATATCATATTGCGTAGCATGTGTAGCACTGGGAGGTGGATGGATGCTGAAAGACTATTAGCTGAAATGGTTGGCAAAGGCTGTTCTCCTAGTGTTGTTACTTTCAATATTTTGATTAACTTCTTGTGCCGAAAGGGTTTGTTGGGTCGAGCAATTGACATTTTGGAGAAGATGCCTAAACATGGTTGTACTCCTAATTCCCTGAGTTATAACCCATTGCTTCATGGATTTTGCAAGGAGAAAAAGATGGACAGGGCAATTGAGTATTTGGATATAATGGTTTCTAGGGGCTGTTACCCTGACATTGTAACCTACAATACTTTGCTCACAGCTTTATGCAAAGATGGAAAGGTTGATGTTGCAGTTGAGATACTTAATCAATTAAGTAGCAAGGGTTGCTCTCCTGTTCTAATTACTTACAATACCGTGATTGATGGGCTCTCAAAGGTTGGGAAAACAGAACGTGCCATAGAATTATTGGATGAGATGCGTCAAAAGGGTCTAAAGCCTGATATAATAACTTACTCTTCACTTGTAGGAGGGCTTAGTAGAGAAGGAAAGGTTGATGAAGCAATTAAGTTTGTCCGTGATTTGGAAGGGTTGGGTATCAGGCCAAATGCTATCACTTTCAACTGCATCATGCTCGGGCTTTGCAAGGCAAGGCAAACTTCTCGTGCAATTGATTTCCTGGCTCATATGGTATCGAAAGGATGTAAACCTACTGAAGCAACATACACCATTCTCATTGAAGGCATAGCTTATGAAGGCCTAGCAAAAGAGGCTTTGGAGTTGCTCAATGAACTGTGCTATAGAGGGGTGGTGAAGAGAAGTTCAGCTGAACAGGTGGCAGTCAAGATGTAG